The genomic DNA AGAGGTTAATTGAGAAAACGTGGCATTTGCCTCAAGCCATGACCTATCCAAGAAAATGGCGCTCAATTAAATAGAACCAGATAATGAAGGAGAATTATTTATGATTAACAGAATTACGCACGCCCAGTTTACTGCGCTTTGCAGCCATGTCGCAAGCAAAATCGAAACAGAAAAGGGAAAGCCAGTCGTCATTGTCATTGCGGACGAGGCGGGGGAGATTGTCCATATGCTTCACATGGACAATACTCCGGCGCGTAGCGGCATTATCGCATCTGGAAAGGCGTTTACGGCTGCAAAGATGGAACGCACCACCACTGCGTTAGGTAAGCTGTGTGAGGATATGAAAACGCCAGTTTCCGCTTTTTTGATTGAAGGTTTGACTACCCTGCCAGGTGGTACACCGATCTTTGACAAAAACGGCACCTTTATCGGCGCCGTAGGAATCAGCGGACGTTCAGCGGTGGAAGATCAGGCGTTGGCTGATGCTTGTGCGGCATTTCTGGGGACACTTTAACGAAAAAGGCCGTAGAAGGGCTTGTTGAGTCGTTACTTTCAGCAGCAATAAAGGGGCGCATTGCTTACGGCATGTTGTCTTCTATTAGACGGATTCGCTTACAGCAAACGCCCCACAATTTAAGTAAGACGACAGTTTTTTCGGCTCGATCATATTTCTAGCCTTTCAGTCTTGTTGGAGCTTGTGTGGATAGCTGATAGAACGAGATCAAAACGGATGGTATCAGTGTCCAAGATGACAGAGAAAAAGTTTTATGCTGGGTGGGAAGAAAAAATAGTAGGTAGGGGGCCAATATGCTAGATAGAAGTTATTATCAAAAAACTGATGAAATCATGGAGAATTACCCCAAAGAGGAAAGCGCTTTAATTCCTATCATCCAAGATGTGCAAGAGGAATATCACTACCTTCCTCCTGAATTACTGGAGTATATTGCGAAAAAAATCGGCATTACAGAAACCAAGGCCTACAGTGTAGCGAGTTTTTATGTAAACTTTTCCTTCGAACCAAAAGGAAAATATGTCATTAAAATATGTGATGGCACGGCTTGCCATGTACGAAGTTCTATTCCTGTTTTAC from Oscillospiraceae bacterium MB24-C1 includes the following:
- a CDS encoding NAD(P)H-dependent oxidoreductase subunit E, with amino-acid sequence MLDRSYYQKTDEIMENYPKEESALIPIIQDVQEEYHYLPPELLEYIAKKIGITETKAYSVASFYVNFSFEPKGKYVIKICDGTACHVRSSIPVLQRLYKELGLTPEKNTTEDMLFTVETVYCLGACGLAPALTVNDVVHPAMTPEKAAALIQELRGAEHDKV
- a CDS encoding heme-binding protein: MINRITHAQFTALCSHVASKIETEKGKPVVIVIADEAGEIVHMLHMDNTPARSGIIASGKAFTAAKMERTTTALGKLCEDMKTPVSAFLIEGLTTLPGGTPIFDKNGTFIGAVGISGRSAVEDQALADACAAFLGTL